The Maledivibacter sp. genomic interval TTAATCCTATTCCATATTTTGATTCTTCTTTTGGGCCGGGGGGAAGTAGCGTAGAGTTATCGGTTTCATCTTCAGGTAAACAATATCTATCTCGTACACTAGATATATCTAATGTGGATAATTTACAATATGTGGAAGTAAAATTATTTTACTATAATAATACTAGAGGCTGTAAGGTAGAATTACAAGAACTTTATCTTACAAAAAATTAAAAGAAGGTGATGATTTGAATGAATAGGATTAAAATAGACCATTTTGGCAGAATTTTAAAAATAGATGATGGTTTTATACAAAAAAGTCCAAGTAACTTTATACAAGAAATACAAGCTGAATTATCCAGTAATATAATAGTAGAGCCAAAGGCATATTTTATTAACATAAAAGAAAATGGGGAAATTATAATAGAAAGAATTAAAAATTATGATTTAATCAAATTTAAAAATAGTAATGTTGAATTAGGAAAACAACTTTTTAAATCTCAAACAGAGTTGCTTAAATCTGAAACAGAAAATTCAAAATTAGAACAAAGATTATTTCAACTTGAAACACAATTACTTTCTAAAGGGGTGATTTTATAATGACTGATTATGAGTGGTGTAAAAAAGCGTATGACAATGGTTGGGCTACTGCTGAAATGTTGCAAATATGGGTAAATGCTGGTAGGCTAACGCAAGAAGAATACAGTGAGATAGTTGGTTAACCATCACAAACCAAGGCTTTAACGTACCCCACGCACACAACAAAAGATCTCCATAGATAGTAGAGACAAGATGACAGATACACTATCCACCCATAAGATATCGTTGTGCCAGAACAATATATCTGTCTAGCTCTTGGCTTATTTCTACTACTTGATCCGTATGTCCATACTCTTTGTATGCTTGGTTCAATCTTAATCGGAGATCATGTATTCTATTATTAATCTCTTGTTGAGAAAAACTATCTTTTTTCTGCATATTTACACCTCATTTATAAATTGAAATAATAAGATTTTAATAGGGAAAAAGACCTTATTTCCATGAAGTATATAGTTTGTATATAGATATCAGAATGAATATAATAGCATGTATTTTCTTTATAAACATTATAGCACAACATGCTCCCTATAAGTGAACAATAATTCTATGATAATAGGATTAAAATTTACTTAGAGGTGACAATATGAGAAATAGATATGCGGATAAATATATAGAATTGGGAGAAAATATAAAAAAGTATAGGAAGAAGCTGGGACTATCACAGGAAGAATTAGCTAATAAAATGAGCATAAGTAGGAGCTATTTAAGTAAGATAGAAGCACCAAATTGTCAAAAGTCATTTTCCGTAGAAACATTATTTTTATTAGCTGAGACCTTACACATTCCTGTGCATAAGTTATTAGAGTTTGAGAATGAGGAAAATTGAGTTTAACTTTGGGAAATCTATATTGTATAACCAAACAAAATGTGACCTGGTAACAGACACCTATATACACTTGAAATCACGTGTATATAGGTGTCCGTCCACAAGTCACATTTTCTTTTTAAGCTTTAAATTATATCCTACAGTAGTTTATATTAATTAACCATAAAAGATACCGATGGTATGCATTATATAAAATATCATCAAATTTACCTACTCCCTAAACTCAAATAACTTAGCGACCTCAATCTCCAAAGCCTCTGCAATATCAAAAAGAGTGGAGATAGAAAATGACTTTTTCATATTTGGAGCTTCAATTTGACTTAGGTGAGTTCTACTGATATGAACTTTTTCAGAAAGGGCCATTTGGGATAAGCCCCTAAGTTTTCTATAATAAGCTATATTTAATCCTAATTGTTGGAATTTCTTTGCATGTTTTTCCATAGTTAACCACCTCTATTTAATTCTACTTAGTAAAATATATTGGTTAAACAAGACAATGTTATACATTTGCAATATAATATATTGCAAAAGCCAATCTTAAGGAGTAAAATATAATATAATGGTTTGCACGGAAGAGGGTTGAGTTGGTTAAAATGGAATATAAAAATACAAAAAATGAGTCAAGCCAATTTGAGGTTGAAGGGAAGATAAGTGAGCTGAGGTTAAAACTAAATAAAGCCATAGAATCCAATATAGATAAATCTGAAATAGTTAATATTAGTCAAGAATTGGATAAATATATTGTACTTAAGCAAAAGAAATTAGGTGGAGAAAAGTATGGTAGTAAGTGATTGAATAACCACCGAAAATGTGACAAGGGACAAACACCCAGACACACTTCAAACCATGTGTCTTAGATGTATCAGTCCCAAAGTCACATTTTCTTTTTAAACTTCAAATTATATTTTATATAGGGTTTTCATAGTATAAGTTAAAGTCTATAATAAAACCCCTATAATCATGTATGGAAAAAATAAAAAAATCATGACTACTAGGATATAGGACAAAAAAAGGTAGGTGTTTGAATGGGTATTTGTGATAGGCATCATGAGGTAGTGAGCAGACTGGATGACCATGAAAAAAGGATAGGGAATCTAGAAATCAATGATGCCAAGATGAGTGAAAAAATTGAGAATCTTATTGAAAAATTAGATAGCTTGACTACTTGGATAAAAGCCTTGGTGATGCTTGGAATAACATCGCTAGTGGGCTTTTTCTTTTGGTATGTACAAAGCATCAAATGAAGGAGGAGAGATAATTATGCTAGAAAGACTAAAGAACCCAGGTACAATCATAACCATAGTATCGGCAGCTCTTTTGATTGCAAGTAATTGTGGCTTAGAAGTAGATAATGAAGCCATAATGACCTGTGTAAAGGCCGCATGCACCATAGGGATAACATTGGGAGTTCTAAACGATCCAAGTACACCGGGCTTAGATTTACCATTTTATAATGATAGATATAGATAAATAATATTAACATTAAAAATAGAGCAAATTGCATAATTACTTTCTATAAAAACCATCTACTACATGTAGTTTTAAAACCCTCAAAGCTATACCACCAAATATGCTTATATCTTAAGTAATTAAATTAAGGATGATATTCGCATATGCAATTGTGCCAAGTAAGAGTTATGTAATTTCCTCAATTAGTAATTATGTGGTATATTATAAATAAGCAAGACAACAAACGGGACAATGTTGTCACCAAAAAAAGAAAAGAAGGTGTTTGGGCACCTTCTTTTCTGCTGTCTATTTTACCCCTTGGATTAGTGTAGCTATTGCTGTAATCAAAGTAGCTAATGATGTTAAAATTTTTACTATGATCACCAAAGTCATATTTTTCCTTTCTCCTAGGTATTATTAATCTTATAATAGGAATAATATAAAAAATAGTAATATATAGCCAAAGGTATGGTTTCAGACTGCTGAAAAAGTCAATTCTTAGGGCAAACTTCGAAAACATGACATGGGGACAGACACCCAGACACACTTAAAAGAGTGTTTGTCAGATGTGTCAGTCCCCAAGTTACATTTTCTTTTCAATTGTGTCTGGAATTACCTTGAGTTTTGCTTTGAAATAACCTATATTTTATGGTACTATTAGATAATAATGTATACAGTATATAGATGAGGAGGTATGAGGGATGCCTACTAATACACATGATGATAACAATACTCCTATGGCATCAAATTTTATTCATAGAATAATAGACAAGGATTTAGAAGAGGGAGTTAATAACAGCGTACACACACGATTTCCACCTGAGCCAAACGGGTATTTACATATAGGAAGTGCCTATGCGATAAATATTAATTATGGGGCTGCTCAAAAATATGATGGAAAGTTCAATCTTAGATTTGATGATACTAATCCAACTAGAGAAGATATGGAATATGTGCAGTCGATCATTGACGATATCAAATGGCTTGGAGCAGATTGGGAAGACCGTTTGTTTTATGCTTCCGATTATTTTGATCAATGCTATGAATATGCAATCAAACTAATCAAAGAAGGCAAAGCCTTTGTATGTGATTTAAGTAAGGAAGAAATGAGGGAGTACAGGGGCACATTGACTGAGCCTGGAAAAGATAGTCCATATCGTAATCGGTCAATAGAAGAGAATCTAGAGCTGTTTGAAAAAATGAAAAACGGTGAATTTAAAGAGGGCTCAAGGGTGCTTAGAGCCAAAATAGATATGTCATCGCCTAATATGAATATGCGTGATCCAGTAATATATAGAATCCAGTTTGAACACCATTATAGAACCGGTGACAAGTGGTGTATATATCCTATGTATGATTATGCTCATCCTATCCAAGATGCCATTGAGGGCATAACCCATTCCCTTTGCTCCGATGAGTTTAAGGATCATAGACCTTTATACGAGTGGGTTATAGATGAAATAGGCTTTGAAAAGCCCCCTAAACAAAGGGAATTTGGTAGAATGGGCGTTACAGGAACAGTAATGAGTAAAAGATACCTTAGGGAATTGGTTGAGGGTGCTTATGTCAATGGATGGGATGATCCACGTATGCCTACCCTACAGGGACTAAGAAGAAGGGGATATTCTCCAGAGGCCCTAAGAACCTTTTTAAATGAGGTTGGAGTATCAAAAAGTAATAGTACAGTGGATATGGCAATGCTAGAGCATTTCGTGAGAGATGACCTTAAGCTGAGGGTTCCTAGAGTAATGTCTGTACTAAATCCTCTCAAAGTAGTTATAACAAACTATCCAGAGGGTGAGACAGAGTGGCTAGAGGCAGATAATAACCCAGAAAATCCTGAAATGGGTAGTAGACAAATTCCATTTTCAAGGGTGGTATATATAGAGAGAGAGGATTTCATGGAAGAGCCTCCTAAGAAATACAAAAGACTTTCTCCCGGTGTAGAGGTTAGATTAAGACATGCTTATTTCATAAAATGTGAAGAAGTAATAAGGGATGAGGAAACTGGAAAAATTTTAGAGCTGAGATGCACCTATGATCCAGAAACTAAGAGTGGTACAGGCTTCACAGCCCGTAAACCAAAGGGTACCATTCATTGGGTTTCTGCTGATCATGCAGTTAAGGCTGAGGTTCGCTTATATGATCGTCTATTGATGGATGAAGAGAATGAAGTAGATGATTGGAAGGAAAATCTAAATCCAGATTCACTAAAGGTATTAAAGACAGCCTTTGTTGAGCCACAGCTAAAGGATGTAGAACCAGGAAGCAGCTACCAGTTTTTAAGGCATGGATATTTCTGCATTGACGCTAAGGATTCCTCAAAGGATTCCCTAGTAATTAACAGAATAGTATCCCTAAAGGATTCATGGAAGAAAAAGAAATAAAATAAATAAGAGGGGCGGATAGCCCCTCTTATTTATTTTATTCCACATCCATTTCCTCTACCGGCTCCAAGACCTCTGCCCATGCCCTTTCCACAGCCTCTACCCATGCCTTTTCCTTGACCTTTTCCAGATCCTCTACCGAAACGAACTCCATATTTTTGACCTAGTCTCTGTGTACCAGTGCCATCGCATGTTTCCATTAGCTTCAATATCTCGTCGGCTTTTTCCTGAGTAATTTCTTCCTTTGCTACCTTGTCAGCAATGATTTGCTTTTTGCTTTCTAAGAATGAAGCTTTAAACTCCTCATAAATCCCTGAATCCTTAGCCAATTGACCAAAGGTTTTGTCGTTCCCCTTGAGGTCGTATGCTTCCTCAACAGTTTTTCCAGTTAGGCTTCCGTATATTTCTGCTGGAGTCTGAATTGAGTCCGCAAAGGAAATCATACCTACTGATAATACAAGACCTGCAACTAATAGTGATGATAATAATTTTTTCATTTGAATTTCTCCTTTCAAGATTTAATTTTTTTATTTTATTTTACAAGTTGAGTAAATTGCATAATTACCTTCTGTGAAAATCATCTACTATATATAATTTTCAAATCTCCAAAGACATACCACCTGTAGTATGTAATAGTGCCAAGTTATAATTATGCAATTTCCTTAAGTTAATTATAGATTTTGAATGTGACAACTATGTGACAAGAAAAAGTAAATTTGAAGATATCAAATTCATCCTTAGATGAATTAAGTTGCAGGTTACAAGCTGCAAGATATTCTGTCATACTTTGGGGACTTTTTTAATTTCTAAGATTTAATGAATCAAACAAAAAAACAGCAAATATGCAATAATCCACATATCTGCTGAAACTTTAGACTTTATGTTGATAAATTCACTTATATACAAGGGTTATCCACAATTAGAATATTTTATTGAAAGTTTTCTCGAAGAAAAAAATAACTTAAAAGAATGACCTGAAAACTTGCAACTTGGAACATGGAACTTGCAACTAACAAAGCGACCTTAGTTGCCTTTGTCCATATCAAACCAAAACTTAACTCCACCATCCACATTAGAAACTCCAAAGGAGCCTTCATGGAGCTTTAATATTCCTTTGACTATGGAGAGTCCCAGTCCAGTTCCACCGTATTTTCTAGTTCTGGATTTGTCCACCTTGTAGAAGCTATCCCATATTTTATCCATTTCATCCTCTGGTATGGCTTTACCCGTATTTATTATTTCAACCCTAACCCTTTGAATATGATCTTTAATATTTATACCTATGGCTTTTCTATCATCAACATGGTTTATAGCATTATTTATGAAGTTCACCAAGACCTGCTCTATTCTAGTAATATCAGCATA includes:
- a CDS encoding XkdX family protein, encoding MTDYEWCKKAYDNGWATAEMLQIWVNAGRLTQEEYSEIVG
- a CDS encoding aspartyl-phosphate phosphatase Spo0E family protein → MQKKDSFSQQEINNRIHDLRLRLNQAYKEYGHTDQVVEISQELDRYIVLAQRYLMGG
- a CDS encoding helix-turn-helix domain-containing protein — its product is MRNRYADKYIELGENIKKYRKKLGLSQEELANKMSISRSYLSKIEAPNCQKSFSVETLFLLAETLHIPVHKLLEFENEEN
- a CDS encoding helix-turn-helix transcriptional regulator; the protein is MEKHAKKFQQLGLNIAYYRKLRGLSQMALSEKVHISRTHLSQIEAPNMKKSFSISTLFDIAEALEIEVAKLFEFRE
- a CDS encoding aspartyl-phosphate phosphatase Spo0E family protein, which translates into the protein MEYKNTKNESSQFEVEGKISELRLKLNKAIESNIDKSEIVNISQELDKYIVLKQKKLGGEKYGSK
- a CDS encoding hemolysin XhlA family protein; translated protein: MGICDRHHEVVSRLDDHEKRIGNLEINDAKMSEKIENLIEKLDSLTTWIKALVMLGITSLVGFFFWYVQSIK
- a CDS encoding phage holin — protein: MLERLKNPGTIITIVSAALLIASNCGLEVDNEAIMTCVKAACTIGITLGVLNDPSTPGLDLPFYNDRYR
- a CDS encoding glutamine--tRNA ligase/YqeY domain fusion protein, with the protein product MPTNTHDDNNTPMASNFIHRIIDKDLEEGVNNSVHTRFPPEPNGYLHIGSAYAININYGAAQKYDGKFNLRFDDTNPTREDMEYVQSIIDDIKWLGADWEDRLFYASDYFDQCYEYAIKLIKEGKAFVCDLSKEEMREYRGTLTEPGKDSPYRNRSIEENLELFEKMKNGEFKEGSRVLRAKIDMSSPNMNMRDPVIYRIQFEHHYRTGDKWCIYPMYDYAHPIQDAIEGITHSLCSDEFKDHRPLYEWVIDEIGFEKPPKQREFGRMGVTGTVMSKRYLRELVEGAYVNGWDDPRMPTLQGLRRRGYSPEALRTFLNEVGVSKSNSTVDMAMLEHFVRDDLKLRVPRVMSVLNPLKVVITNYPEGETEWLEADNNPENPEMGSRQIPFSRVVYIEREDFMEEPPKKYKRLSPGVEVRLRHAYFIKCEEVIRDEETGKILELRCTYDPETKSGTGFTARKPKGTIHWVSADHAVKAEVRLYDRLLMDEENEVDDWKENLNPDSLKVLKTAFVEPQLKDVEPGSSYQFLRHGYFCIDAKDSSKDSLVINRIVSLKDSWKKKK